From the Terriglobales bacterium genome, the window GCGAATCGGGATCCTGTACCTGATCTCTATCACCTTCATGTTCTTCATCGGTGGCTTCTTTGCCACGATGATCCGGTTGGAGTTGCTGACTCCCGCCGGCGACATGATGACGTCGGACACCTATAACAAGATGTTCTCGATGCACGGCATCGTGATGGTGTTCTTCTTCCTGATTCCCTCCATTCCAGCCGTGCTGGGCAACTTCCTGATCCCGATCATGATCGGCGCCAAGGATCTGGCGTTCCCCAAGCTCAACCTGCTGAGTTGGTACATTTACAGCGTGTCGGCGCTGATGATGATCTACTCCATCGTCACCGGCGGCGTCGATACCGGTTGGACCTTCTATCCGCCGTTCTCGACCACCTACTCGAATTCGCAGGTTGTGGTCGCCGGACTCGCCGTCTTCATCAATGGGTTCTCGTCGATCCTTACCGGACTGAACTTTATCGTCACGACGCACCGCATGCGTGCTCCTGGCTTGACCTGGAACCGCCTGCCCTTGTTCGTTTGGAGCCATTACGCAACGTCGGTGATTCAGGTTCTCGGAACTCCCGTTATCGCCATCACGGTTGCGCTGGTTGCGATTGAACGCGTGTGGCACATCGGCATCTTCGATCCCCGCGTGGGCGGCGACCCGGTGCTGTTCCAGCACATGTTCTGGTTCTACTCGCATCCCGCCGTGTACATCATGATTTTGCCGTCAATGGCGATCATGTCCGAAGTCGTAACCTGTTTCTCTCGTAAGCGCATTTTCGGATACAACTTTGTGGCTCTGGCTTCGATCGCGATCGCTGTGCTCGGCTTCCTCGTCTGGGCGCACCACATGTTCGTAGCCGGAATCTCGGCGTACGCGGCGCTGGTCTTCTCGCTCCTCAGCTACTTTGTCGCGGTGCCCTCGGCCATCAAGGTCTTCAACTGGACCGTGACCATGTATAAGGGCCAGGTTTCCTATGCGACTCCGATGCTGTACGCGTTCGGCTTCATCGGCCTGTTCACCATCGGCGGCATGACAGGATTGTTCCTGGCCTGTCTCGGTATCGACCCGCACGTGCACGACACCTACTTCGTTGTCGCGCACTTCCACTTCATCATGGTGGGCGGCGCCGTCATGGCATACCTCTCCGGCATCCACTTCTGGTGGCCGAAGATGACCGGCCGCATGTATCCGGAAGCGTGGGGCAAGATCGCAGCCGGTCTGGTATTCGTCGGATTCAACCTGACCTTCCTCCCGCAGTTCGTCCTTGGATACCTCGGCATGCCGCGTCGCTATCACGCGTATGCCAGCGAGTTCCAGGTGCTGAACGTTCTCTCCAGCGCGGGAGCTTCGATTCTTGCCATCGGATATCTGCTGCCCCTGGTGTACCTGCTCTGGTCTCTGCGGTACGGCAAACCGGCAGGCAACAACCCGTGGAATGCTGTCGGACTGGAATGGATGACCACTTCTCCTCCTCCGACTTACAACTTCGATGAGACCCCGGTCGTAACCTGGGAAGCTTACGACTACGAAAACATGCCGCAGGAGGTCCCGGTTGGCCGCTAATACTGAAGTCGTTGCGCAGCAGGCGCTGCGGCATCATTTCGCCACCATGCAGCAGCAGCGGGACTCCGCTACGCTTGGCATGTGGATCTTCCTGGTCACCGAAATCCTGTTCTTCGGAGGCCTCTTCACGGCTTACCTCGTCTATCGCACCATGCATTACCCCGCATGGGAGATGGGCAGTGAGCACATGTCATTTGTGCTCGGGACCACGAACACCGTCATCTTGCTCACCAGCTCCCTGACGGTGGCGCTCGGCGTTCATGCGGCGCAGGTCGGAAAGCCGAAAGTCACGGCCATCCTGCTGCTTATCACTATTCTGATGGGCTTCGGATTCCTTGGCATCAAGGGCATGGAATACCACGAGCACTATGTCCACGGTCTGGTGCCCGGCCCGTTCTGGCATTTCAATCACGTGGATGCCCACGGGAACGTTCCGCCGAACGAACTGCAACTGTTCTTCTATTTGTACTTCGTGATGACCGGCTTGCACGCTCTGCACGTCATCATCGGATTGGGAATCCTCTCGGTCATTGCGTTTTTTGCATGGCGAGGCAGGTACACGCCCCAGTACCACACGCCCGTTCACATCGCCGGCCTGTACTGGCACTTCGTGGACCTTGTCTGGATTTTCCTTTACCCATTGCTGTACCTGATCGCACACACGCACGTATAGGTTGAAAAGAGAATGTCGGAACACATTTCAAGCACCCGCAGTTACTGGATAGTATTCGCCGCCCTTATGGGCCTGATGATCCTGACGGCAATCCTGTCGCGCGTCCCCATGCCCGGCGAGTTGAATACCCTGATCGCGCTCACCATCGGCGCGATCAAGGCCACATTGGTGCTCATGTTCTTCATGCACCTGAAGTATGAGAGCTACAAGCTCAGTGCCGTGGTGTTCGTCGCAGGATTCTTCTGGCTGCTCATCTTCTTTGGGCTTATCCTCACCGACTACTTCGGACGCAACGTGCTCGGCGTGCCTGGCCACTAACGAGAACTGCTCTGCGGAGGCGCGGCTTCGGCTGCGCCTTTTCGCTTCTCCTTCACTTATCAAGACACCCTCTCGCCCTCGCTGGCATCCCACTTATCAGGACAGTGGCTGCTTCAATTCCCATCACAAGCATCGAAGTTTCCGTCTTCACTGTTCCAACCAGTTCGCCTGAATCCGATGGCACCTACGAATGGAACAGCACCACGATGGTTCTTGTGCACGCTCATGCCGGACAAGAAACCGGTATCGGCTACACCTACGCTGACGAATCCACCGCTGTCCTGATCCGCACCAGACTTGCAGAGATCGTTCGTGGCTCCGACGCTCTCGACGTCACCTCCGCCTGGCAAAAGATGGTTCACTCCATCCGCAACCTCGGACGCCCCGGTATCGCTTCCATGGCCATCTCCGCCGTCGACACCGCACTCTGGGATCTGAAAGCTAAGCTGCTCGAGTTACCGCTCGTCAAACTTTTGGGACAGCTCCGCGACTCGATTCCGATCTACGGGAGCGGCGGTTTCACCTCCTACTCCGACCAGCAACTCCACGAGCAACTCAGCCGCTGGGTCGCCTCTGGCATTCCTCGCGTAAAGATGAAGATTGGCCGTGATCCAGACGCTGACCGACACCGCGTCGTCGTCGCCCGACGCGCCATCGGCCCTGCAGCGGAACTCTTCGTCGACGCCAATGGTGCCTACCAGCGCAAGCAGGCTCTCGATCAGGCAATCGACTTCGCCGACCATGGCGTGACCTGGTTCGAGGAACCCGTTTCTTCCGATGACCTCGGAGGTCTTCATTTCATCCGCAATCACGCACCTGCCCCTATGGAGATCGCCGCCGGAGAATACGGATACGACCTCGACTACTTCCGTCGCATGCTCGAAACCAGGGCCGTCGACGTCCTTCAAGCCGACGCTACTCGTTGTTCCGGTTTCACCGGATTCCTCCAGGTCGCAACCCTTTGCGAAGCGCATCACCTTCCGCTTTCCGCTCACTGCGCTCCCGCTTTGCACACGCACATTGCCTGTGCAGCTCCATCCATGCGACACGTTGAGTACTTCCACGATCACGTGCGGATCGAAAGCATGTTCTTCGACGGCGTCCCTCAACCAGTACACGGCGCACTATTTCCCGATTTGTCTCGTCCCGGCATCGGACTTGAACTGAAACGCGCCGATGCCGAGCGCTTTGCCCCCTGAAAGGAAAATCGATGTCGGCCAACGAACTTCGTATCCTCAACAACCCGACAGCCTTTCGGGAACCCAACTGGCGCAAGCCTGACGTCGATGCCGATGCTCTGGAATCCGCACTACGCAAGCACGTCCACGGTGAGGTCCGTTTCGACCGCGGCTCCCGCGGCCTCTATGCTCTCGACGGCTCAAACTACCAGCAGACTCCCATCGGCGTCGTCATCCCCCGAACAGTCGAAGACGCCGTGGCTGCCATCAACACCGCCCGCGAGTTTGGCGCGCCCATCCTCTCCCGCACCGGCGGAACCAGCCTCGCCGGGCAGTGCTGTAACTATGCCGTCGTCGTCGACTGGACAAAGTACGTCAACCGCATCACCGAAGTGCATCCTGAGGAAGCTTGGGCATGGTGTGAGCCCGGCGTCATCCGCGATCAACTCGCTGACGCAGTCTGCGACCACAAACTCACCTATGGCCCCGACCCATCCACCCACACCCACTGCTGCATCGGCGGCATGATCGGCAACAACTCCTGCGGAGCCCATGCACAGTTCGGCGGCAAAGCCGTCGACAACCTTGAGGAGATGGAAGTCCTGCTCTACGACGGCACGCGCATGAACGTCGGATGGATGGACAATGAGCAACTCAGCGCGAAGATCGCCGCCGGCGGACGCGAAGGCGAAATCTACGTCGCGATTAAATCATTGCGCGACCGCTACGCCGGCCTGATTCGAAGTAACTACCCCAAGATTCCGCGTCGCGTTTCCGGCTATAACCTCGACAACCTGCTTCCCGACGAGCATGGTCGGTTCAACATCGGCCGCGCTCTCGTCGGCAGCGAAGGAACGCTCGCGACCATCCTTCGCGCGAAGGTGAAACTCGTCTACAACCATCCGCAGCGCGTTCTGCTGATGCTCGGCTACCCCGATGTCTACCACGCCGCCGACCACATCATGGAAGTTCTCGAATCAAATCCGATCGCGCTCGAAGGGATCGACGACGTGCTCGTCTCCAACGTCAGAACCAAGGGCGGCCCGCATTCGAAATACATCTCCATGCTTCCCGAAGGCAACGGCTGGCTCATGCTCGAGTACGGCTGCGACACGATCGAAGAGGCCACCGAGCAGGCACAACGCCTGATGGATCGCCTGAAGTCCAAGTCTGACGCGCCTACGATGAAGCTCTTCACCGAGAAGGCCGACGAGGAGAAGATCTGGCGACTCCGTGAATCCGGACTTGGTGCCACCGCCTTTGTTCCCGGCGAGCCCATCACGTGGGAAGGTTGGGAAGATTCCGCCGTCGCCCCCGAGCGTGTCGGCGAATACCTTCGGGACCTTCGTGCGCTCTACAACAAGTACGAATACAAGTCCGCCATGTACGGCCACTTCGGGATGGGGTGCATTCACTGCCGCGTCAGTTTCGATCTCTTCACGAAACCTGGGATCGAGAAGTACATGCGCTTTCTCGATGAAGTGACCACCATGATCACTTCGAAGTACAACGGATCGCTCTCCGGCGAACACGGCGACGGACAATCGAAGGCGCTCTTCCTCGATAAGATGTTCGGCCCCGAACTGATCGAGGCATTCCGCGAGTTCAAAGGCATCTGGGACCCCGACTGGAAAATGAACCCCGGCAAGGTCGTCGATCCATATCGTCCCGACGAGAATCTCCGCCTTGGCCCGAGCTACAAGCCATGGCAGCCCAAGACGCATTTCCAATTCCCCAACGACAACGGTCAGATGTCTCACGCAACGTTGCGGTGCGTCGGTGTCGGTTCGTGCCGGCGGCTTGCGGGCGAAGAGGGCAACGACACCATGTGTGCCAGTTTCATGGTCACGCGCGAGGAAATGCACTCCACTCGCGGTCGCGCCCACCTGCTCTGGGAAATGCTGAAGAACGGTCCCGACGGGCCCGGTTTGCAAAAAAAAGCCTGGCGCGACGAACACGTCAAGGAAGCGCTCGACCTATGTCTTGCCTGCAAGGGATGCAAAGGCGATTGCCCGGTCAACGTCGATATCGCAACGTACAAAGCTGAGTTCCTCTCCCACTACTGGGAAGGGCGCATTCGGCCGCGTCATGCATTCGCTTTTGGCTTCATCGACCAATGGTCTCGTCTGGCATCCGTCGCGCCCAGTTTCGTAAATCTGTTTACGCAATTGCCCGGCCTCAGCGTCGCGGCCAAGTTCGCAGCCGGGATGCCGCAGCAGCGCCAGATTCCTGCTTTCGCGCCGTACACGTTCAAATCTTGGTTCCGTCAGAACGCACCACGAACCAGCAACGGACACAAAGTCATCCTTTGGGCCGACACCTTTAACAACTACTTTTTCCCCGAAACCGCGCAGGCCGCCGCCGAAGTTCTCACTGCCGCCGGATGCGACGTTCATGTCCCCATGCAGCATCTCTGCTGCGGCCGTCCGCTCTACGATTACGGCTTTCTCGACACTGCGAAACGATACCTGCGCAAGATCATGCATACGCTGCGTGAAGACATCGAAAACGGAACGCCGATCGTCGTGCTTGAGCCCAGTTGCGCGAGCGTTTTCCGTGACGAACTGCACGAATTGATGCCCAACGATCTGGTGGCCAAAAAGCTTCGCTCTAACGTCAAGCTACTTGGAGAATTTCTCGACACTCACACCAGCTTCCATCCGCCGAAGCTCCGTCGCAAGGCCATCGTTCACGGGCACTGCCATCACAAAGCCATCATGCGGATGGACGCCGAACAAAAGCTGCTCAGCCGTATGGCCCTCGACGTTAACGAGCTTGCCTCCGGCTGCTGCGGCATGGCCGGATCGTTTGGATATGAGAAAGACAAATACGACGTATCCATTGCGGTCGGTGAGCGAGTCCTCCTGCCGGCGGTCCGCAAGGCCGAAGTCTCAACCTTGGTAATCGCCGACGGGTTTAGTTGTCGTGAGCAGGTTCAGCAGCAGACCTCTCGCCACGCGCTGCATCCTGCCGAAGTCCTCAAACTTGCGCTCGACAACGGCGAACGCGGAACCAGAACTGCCTATCCCGAAGACGAATTCGTCGTTCCGCGAGTAGCGGCGCAGAAGCGCGGCATGCTGCGCGCTGGGCTCGTCGCCGCTTCGGCCGTTGCTGTCACCGCCTGGCTGCTAATCCGGCGTAAATAGTCGCTGCATCTCCAGGCTGAGTTCCTGTGCAATCATTCAAGGACTTCTGGTACATTAGTCCCCGCTGGGTACTGGGGTGGAGTTGGCTTAGCAGTAGTAGAGCAGCAGTCGTTTTCCGAAACTGAGAATGAACCACCGCGCTCTCACCACTACGCTCGCAGTGCTCATCGGCGTCGCCGTCGGACTGGGTCTGTACACGTTCGTGTACGCGCGTGGCTACTCCTACATGCTCAACGACCCCGCTGCATGTACCAACTGCCACGTAATGCAGGAGTATTACGACGCTTGGCAGAAGTCCAGCCACCGGCAGGTCGCCAAGTGCAACGACTGTCATACACCGCATAACTTCTTCGGAAAGTACGCCGTAAAGGCCGAGAACGGTTTCAATCATTCCTGGCGCTTCACCACAGGAATGTTCCCCGACAATATCGAGATCCGTCCCAGCGACGCCAAGGTGACCGAAGGCACGTGTCGCTCATGCCACGAAGAGATCACCACCGCAATTATCGGCGCCCACGATGAAGGCATGTCGTGTATCAAGTGTCATTACAATGTCGGGCATTCGGCGTCGTCCTTCGTCATGGGCATGAGCGACGAAGTCAGTCCACCCGAATCCGAAGCTGCAAAGACTCGTACGGAGATTCCTCATGGCAAACGATAATCCCGCCGGAAACGGACGCCGGCAGCGCAAACTTACCATTACTGTCTTCGTACTCGCCGTGATCGCCACCGTTGCCGTCGCCGCGCTGCTCATCAACATCTTCGAGCACAAACAGGAAGCCAAGAACCCGTTCTTCCGCGTCGTCGAACTCACGGAGACCACTGAAGACCCGGCGATCTGGGGTAAAAACTTCCCGTTACAGTACGACCTCTATCTCCGCACGGTCGACCAGAAGCGCACCCGCTATGGTGGCAGCGAAGCTCTCCCGCATTCCCCGACCGAAGGGGACCCGCGCGAGATCGTCACCGCTTCCAAGATTGAAGCCGATCCACGCCTCAAGACCATGTGGGCCGGATACGCTTTCTCGAAGGACTATCGTGAGAAGCGTGGCCACGCGTACATGCTTACCGACCAGATGTTTACCGAGCGGCAGAAGGTCGCAAAGCAGCCCGGCACATGCCTGAATTGCCATGCCTCTATGTGGGTGGCCTACAACCAACTTGGCAACGGCGACATTTTCAAGGGATTTGACGCCATCAATCACATGCCTTATTTCGAGGCGCGCAAGCATGTGACGAGGGCCATCGCGTGCATCGACTGCCATGACCCCAAGACAATGCAGTTGCGTGTTACCCGGCCAGCCTTTATCGAAGGCATTCGCGCGCTGAAGGCATCGCAGGGGATCCAGAATTTCGACGTAAACAAAGACGCCACGCGCCAGGAGATGCGCGCCTACGTCTGCGGACAATGCCATGTCGAGTACTACTTCAAAGGCCCCGAGAAGCGCTTGACCTTCCCCTGGGCAAAGGGCCTGAAACTCGAGAACATCGTTTCCTATTACGAAGAACAAAAGTTTACAGATTGGACTCACGGCGAAACCGGCACCCCGGCTCTAAAAGCGCAGCATCCCGAGTTCGAAACCTGGAGCCAGGGTATTCACGCGCGCTCCGGTGTTACCTGCGCTGATTGCCACATGCCGTATTTGCGAGAGGGCGGGTTAAAGATCAGCGACCATAACGTCCACAGTCCGGTGCTTCAGATCAACCGCTCCTGCCAGACATGTCATCGCTGGCCTGAACAGGAGATCAAGAGCCGAGTGGAAGAAATCCAGACTCGCTTCTTCGACACCCGCAACGTCGCTCTCGATGCACTCATGGACCTGATCGCCGATATCAAGGCAGCCAAGGACGCGGGCGCTACCGACGCGCAACTCGCCGAAGCACGCGGCTACCATCGCAAAGCACAGTTCTATATTGACTTCCTTGTCTCTGAGAACTCGATGGGCTTCCACGCTTCCCAATACTCAATCAAGTCGCTCGCCGAAGCGATCGACTACTGCCGCAAAGGACAGAACTCCCTTCGGCAATTGCGCAACGTGAAAACCGCCTCCGCGGCAGTTGCCGCAACCATGGCGGGAAAGTAGGCGATTGTCATCATTGTTGACTCACTTGGTTCAAGCCAGTAGTACCGCTACAACGCCCAAGAAAGAACGTTGTCACAAACGGGTGTGATTCAGTCGCTACTGCCTCCGGAAAGAACGGCTCCACAGTGAATGCAGGCACCTGAGCTGTGTTCCGGAGGTGATGCATGCGCAAACTCTTACTCGTTGTCATGTTGGTTTGTGTCGCTGTGGCGCTCATTGCGCAAACTGGCGACAAGCCTAAGGTCCAGATTGTTCCGGCGAAACATACGTCCGCTGCATCAGGGCAGGAGATGTACAAAACCTATTGCGCCTCTTGTCATGGGGTCGACGGCAAGGGAAGCGGGCCAGCATCCTCCGCGATGAAAGAACCGGTACCGGATATCACCCGAATGCAAAGACAGAACAACGGTAAATATCCGGAAGCACGAGTCATCGAGAGCATCCGTGGTGATCGCACCATTGCGGCGCACGGCTCGAAAGATATGCCCGTCTGGGGCGCTATCCTTTCGCAGGTAAGCCGCCGGGACGAAGCTGAGCTCCAGTTGCGCTATCGCAACCTGGCTGACCACATTGCATCTTTGCAGGAAAAGTAACCACAGGAAGGGCGCGGCGAGCGTCGCGCCCTTTATTTAAAGTCATTTAAAGTTATTTAAAGTCCAATCGCATTTCGTTCGTTGGTTTGAAGCCGAGCTTTTCGTAGAGGATCCTGCCTTCATCACTGGCGTGCAGGCTCACGCTGGCGAATCCATTTTCGCGGCACCAGTGGATCGCCTCCTCCATCAGCGCCCGCGCGATCCCTTGCCTGCGGTACTCACGCTCAACGTAAACGTTCAGGATCATCGCCCTTCGCGGTTGCGGCTGATGCAACTGCCCCGGCCACGGACTGATGACGATACCGGCGCCACCTATCACTTCGCCGGCTTCATTCATCGCGAGAAATCCCCGGTACGATCCGTCGGCGACGGCGGAGTTGAAGTACTCGCGGCCCGAGATCATTACCAGGTCAAGGGCCTTTTCGTCCCGCCGACCCATGTCCCACCACATGAGCCG encodes:
- a CDS encoding enolase C-terminal domain-like protein encodes the protein MAASIPITSIEVSVFTVPTSSPESDGTYEWNSTTMVLVHAHAGQETGIGYTYADESTAVLIRTRLAEIVRGSDALDVTSAWQKMVHSIRNLGRPGIASMAISAVDTALWDLKAKLLELPLVKLLGQLRDSIPIYGSGGFTSYSDQQLHEQLSRWVASGIPRVKMKIGRDPDADRHRVVVARRAIGPAAELFVDANGAYQRKQALDQAIDFADHGVTWFEEPVSSDDLGGLHFIRNHAPAPMEIAAGEYGYDLDYFRRMLETRAVDVLQADATRCSGFTGFLQVATLCEAHHLPLSAHCAPALHTHIACAAPSMRHVEYFHDHVRIESMFFDGVPQPVHGALFPDLSRPGIGLELKRADAERFAP
- a CDS encoding FAD-linked oxidase C-terminal domain-containing protein encodes the protein MSANELRILNNPTAFREPNWRKPDVDADALESALRKHVHGEVRFDRGSRGLYALDGSNYQQTPIGVVIPRTVEDAVAAINTAREFGAPILSRTGGTSLAGQCCNYAVVVDWTKYVNRITEVHPEEAWAWCEPGVIRDQLADAVCDHKLTYGPDPSTHTHCCIGGMIGNNSCGAHAQFGGKAVDNLEEMEVLLYDGTRMNVGWMDNEQLSAKIAAGGREGEIYVAIKSLRDRYAGLIRSNYPKIPRRVSGYNLDNLLPDEHGRFNIGRALVGSEGTLATILRAKVKLVYNHPQRVLLMLGYPDVYHAADHIMEVLESNPIALEGIDDVLVSNVRTKGGPHSKYISMLPEGNGWLMLEYGCDTIEEATEQAQRLMDRLKSKSDAPTMKLFTEKADEEKIWRLRESGLGATAFVPGEPITWEGWEDSAVAPERVGEYLRDLRALYNKYEYKSAMYGHFGMGCIHCRVSFDLFTKPGIEKYMRFLDEVTTMITSKYNGSLSGEHGDGQSKALFLDKMFGPELIEAFREFKGIWDPDWKMNPGKVVDPYRPDENLRLGPSYKPWQPKTHFQFPNDNGQMSHATLRCVGVGSCRRLAGEEGNDTMCASFMVTREEMHSTRGRAHLLWEMLKNGPDGPGLQKKAWRDEHVKEALDLCLACKGCKGDCPVNVDIATYKAEFLSHYWEGRIRPRHAFAFGFIDQWSRLASVAPSFVNLFTQLPGLSVAAKFAAGMPQQRQIPAFAPYTFKSWFRQNAPRTSNGHKVILWADTFNNYFFPETAQAAAEVLTAAGCDVHVPMQHLCCGRPLYDYGFLDTAKRYLRKIMHTLREDIENGTPIVVLEPSCASVFRDELHELMPNDLVAKKLRSNVKLLGEFLDTHTSFHPPKLRRKAIVHGHCHHKAIMRMDAEQKLLSRMALDVNELASGCCGMAGSFGYEKDKYDVSIAVGERVLLPAVRKAEVSTLVIADGFSCREQVQQQTSRHALHPAEVLKLALDNGERGTRTAYPEDEFVVPRVAAQKRGMLRAGLVAASAVAVTAWLLIRRK
- a CDS encoding cytochrome C oxidase subunit IV family protein, which translates into the protein MSEHISSTRSYWIVFAALMGLMILTAILSRVPMPGELNTLIALTIGAIKATLVLMFFMHLKYESYKLSAVVFVAGFFWLLIFFGLILTDYFGRNVLGVPGH
- a CDS encoding GNAT family N-acetyltransferase, which produces MGHFTIRTATPEDIPTLLRHRRLMWWDMGRRDEKALDLVMISGREYFNSAVADGSYRGFLAMNEAGEVIGGAGIVISPWPGQLHQPQPRRAMILNVYVEREYRRQGIARALMEEAIHWCRENGFASVSLHASDEGRILYEKLGFKPTNEMRLDFK
- a CDS encoding cytochrome c — protein: MRKLLLVVMLVCVAVALIAQTGDKPKVQIVPAKHTSAASGQEMYKTYCASCHGVDGKGSGPASSAMKEPVPDITRMQRQNNGKYPEARVIESIRGDRTIAAHGSKDMPVWGAILSQVSRRDEAELQLRYRNLADHIASLQEK
- the ctaD gene encoding cytochrome c oxidase subunit I; its protein translation is MATVALPIEQENYLNTNYGWKSWLLTTDHKRIGILYLISITFMFFIGGFFATMIRLELLTPAGDMMTSDTYNKMFSMHGIVMVFFFLIPSIPAVLGNFLIPIMIGAKDLAFPKLNLLSWYIYSVSALMMIYSIVTGGVDTGWTFYPPFSTTYSNSQVVVAGLAVFINGFSSILTGLNFIVTTHRMRAPGLTWNRLPLFVWSHYATSVIQVLGTPVIAITVALVAIERVWHIGIFDPRVGGDPVLFQHMFWFYSHPAVYIMILPSMAIMSEVVTCFSRKRIFGYNFVALASIAIAVLGFLVWAHHMFVAGISAYAALVFSLLSYFVAVPSAIKVFNWTVTMYKGQVSYATPMLYAFGFIGLFTIGGMTGLFLACLGIDPHVHDTYFVVAHFHFIMVGGAVMAYLSGIHFWWPKMTGRMYPEAWGKIAAGLVFVGFNLTFLPQFVLGYLGMPRRYHAYASEFQVLNVLSSAGASILAIGYLLPLVYLLWSLRYGKPAGNNPWNAVGLEWMTTSPPPTYNFDETPVVTWEAYDYENMPQEVPVGR
- the nrfH gene encoding cytochrome c nitrite reductase small subunit — its product is MNHRALTTTLAVLIGVAVGLGLYTFVYARGYSYMLNDPAACTNCHVMQEYYDAWQKSSHRQVAKCNDCHTPHNFFGKYAVKAENGFNHSWRFTTGMFPDNIEIRPSDAKVTEGTCRSCHEEITTAIIGAHDEGMSCIKCHYNVGHSASSFVMGMSDEVSPPESEAAKTRTEIPHGKR
- a CDS encoding cytochrome c oxidase subunit 3 family protein → MAANTEVVAQQALRHHFATMQQQRDSATLGMWIFLVTEILFFGGLFTAYLVYRTMHYPAWEMGSEHMSFVLGTTNTVILLTSSLTVALGVHAAQVGKPKVTAILLLITILMGFGFLGIKGMEYHEHYVHGLVPGPFWHFNHVDAHGNVPPNELQLFFYLYFVMTGLHALHVIIGLGILSVIAFFAWRGRYTPQYHTPVHIAGLYWHFVDLVWIFLYPLLYLIAHTHV
- a CDS encoding ammonia-forming cytochrome c nitrite reductase subunit c552, giving the protein MANDNPAGNGRRQRKLTITVFVLAVIATVAVAALLINIFEHKQEAKNPFFRVVELTETTEDPAIWGKNFPLQYDLYLRTVDQKRTRYGGSEALPHSPTEGDPREIVTASKIEADPRLKTMWAGYAFSKDYREKRGHAYMLTDQMFTERQKVAKQPGTCLNCHASMWVAYNQLGNGDIFKGFDAINHMPYFEARKHVTRAIACIDCHDPKTMQLRVTRPAFIEGIRALKASQGIQNFDVNKDATRQEMRAYVCGQCHVEYYFKGPEKRLTFPWAKGLKLENIVSYYEEQKFTDWTHGETGTPALKAQHPEFETWSQGIHARSGVTCADCHMPYLREGGLKISDHNVHSPVLQINRSCQTCHRWPEQEIKSRVEEIQTRFFDTRNVALDALMDLIADIKAAKDAGATDAQLAEARGYHRKAQFYIDFLVSENSMGFHASQYSIKSLAEAIDYCRKGQNSLRQLRNVKTASAAVAATMAGK